The genomic region cCTTTCGTTGCTTGAAAAATACAGATATtttctgatatttgatgaaattatgtaatctttaGATGGatgtataaaattgtcaattttgccctacagtattttttttattctttttaaaaaaataaaatttataaaaaatcagatgaaatggatggaaaattttcttaaaaatgaatgagaaCCTAATGGATTGGGTTAATTGTTAGCCAATCGCTAAAATCAATGagatattggtaattttttaaacaataagaagatattcgtaattatgtcaaaactTGAGAGCTCGTTCTAATTTAcccacaaaataatatatcaactcTAAAAACAAGATGTTAGGCCTAAGATCTTAACAAATcctttaaatcaattaaaaatttattattacaaacacGTTATAagctttataattttattttataaaaccactttataaatgtattttaaaataaaatctaacatcttatattataatatgtatGGACTTACgcaaatatgaaaagaaaataaatgcaaattaGTGGTTTAACAGTtgctcaaattcaattttcattaggatagttttctgtaattttaataaaaagccAACCCATCGactatcaataataataaggtTATGGTaaagtattataaaattataatttgacccttgtcaatttttttgttttttctttctatacgGCGTGAGAATGTAATGTTGGGGCATATTTCGCACATCAACATTGACACCTTTCTGTAACATATAAAGTTctttaaataacataataataacacaCATTTTGGCCCTTGTTAGTTCAGTAAGTTGAGCAAAGTTGCTCCTTTTtgctttcaaaattttacagCAACTCAACAGGGAGGCTCCAATATTTGCCAGTTTAACATGCAACATAATGTGATTTCAAAAGAATGAACCAATGGGGGTAGACAATGTCAAATGGCCGAGGATGAGAAATGAGTTACTACTCATCCTCCAGTCCTGGAATGTACTCCAAACTAACATCGAACACAACCGGACTATTGGCAGCCACTCGTGGCCTTCCTGGAGCTGATGTCAGACCTTTCGGAAACGCCAACTGATACCAAAGAAATGCAAATAGAAATGTTTCAGCATACAGCTACTAGCGAGATTGTTCATGCTAATATTTGGTTATTTCATATCGTTCTGCCTGGTTGCTTTTAGCTACTTTTAGGTTGTTCCTACAAAGTTTTGACAAGAACATCTACCTTCACTACTTCAGATAAATACACTGACATCTCTAAGATTTAAGCATATTGCAAAAGTATctcaatttagaaaattacactGGACGCCTGTGGTCATGCTGTAACGTAAAGAATAACCACAAGAatatatcattataatttttcaaaattgagtaACTCTTTTTATCCTATATCTATACCTCAGATGCCGTATATCGAATCAGTTATTAACAAGAGCATAAGTTTTCGACAAGTTGAAAATGAAGGGCAACATGAAACAATATGGTAATTGTCGGTTTTTGATTTGATCTTGGGATGCAAAATAGTTTGGCTATTCATTGGCATCTGGCAGGTTTTGTCACAAGGATTCTTAAAAGCTCAAACATTGAAGTACACAGCATGTTATGACTCATGAGACAGCTTTATATTGAAGATCTCTGTTGATTATTGACTTTGAGcttctcattatttttgtttgtgttctAGACTTTAACCCTTTAACTTGCAAGTTCATCTAAATGCCAAAAGGAGAGAAAATACTCATATGAAACTTACTGGTCCTGGAATGTAGAGTCGGCGTTTCCCCCCAACTTTCATGGTCAAGATCCCTTCATCCAGTCCCTTTATGACCTATTCATAGCATTTGAACTTCTGACTGTCAGCGAGTAGAATATCATCCACGTTGATCAAAACTGAACATGATATATAGCACACAAAAGGAAATTAAAGCTGATTCTTATTATCAGAACAATTTGCTTCTCATCTGCTGGAAATTCCAATATGTAGAACGCAAACTGTGGACAACCTCCAGCGACAACTCTTTTCCAATTAGGACATGACCACTTTTGACATGAGTTTTTTGGTGGCAAGAACTGAAGGCTTAAAATTAGTAGTAGAATACCTCAGTTCAAATTTAAACAGATTCTCACCAAATTCAATCCTGGACACAGTTTTTATCAATTATCAATCATGATCCATAGATGGAATCCCATTGTTAATACAGTGAatgaatttgtttgtttttccaACTTCTCGATACATGATTATAGAAAAGGTAAGTGGATGGTTGGATTGTCCCTAAGTTAGCTTAGAAGCAGAAACCCTTCTCAAGATCTCACCTGACCAGAGCCAACCCGGAAAATATAAGGCTGACCTTTCTCCAGTGAACTGTGAAATTGTAAAGAAACACAGATTTTAGTGGAATTTTATATAAGTGGATTTAGCCATATAAATTGCATGCATATCAGTTATAGACATGAAGGAGAATTATATCATGGTAATGGATGTGGTAGAGAGAACAAAAAGCTGATATAGTAGCAACATCCAAGCAGCCATAGTACAAATCTGCCAAGAGAGTTAGTCTCTCATCACAAGATCACTTCAACTTCATTTTTGTAAAGATGAAAGTCTTATTTAAAGATTTCATGTAACTTCTcttcaaataaagaaaatgacacATATTTCCAGAATAGCTGTAGCACAATATATTAGTGAAAAGAAGAGATATGCTGTACCAGCATAACATTACTTTACCTGTCAAATATTTGGCCTGAAGGAACCATTGCAACATAATTTGCAGCTACCTGGTAAAATGGATATGTTATTGGAGAGGAAAGAACACTCTAATGCTTCAGTGATGCTGCATTTActatgaaaaggaaaacaaacagaaACGGCTGTATTTGGTCTCCTGAGCTTTTGCCTTCTGGCTCATCAAAGTCAGAGCTGTTTCCCAATGTTATCCTTAACTCAATCCTTTAGCTTAATATTACCCTTAACACAATCATTTACAATGAAAATTTAGgtgaaaaagaagagaataagAATGATTCGGCTCCATTGCAACTGCAGTATTGTTCTTAATTCGAGTTATCCTGACATAAAACATACCTGAAATCCAACAGGAGGACTAGGTCCGCCGCCAACTTTGATATCCTTGTATTGCAAGCCAGACTCGGTGGTTACCATAGGTACCTTCAggaatagaatttttttacagTTAATCCAACATATTTCTGTGAAGTCCATAAAGTACAACTTCTTTATAGACATCTCACTCTAAGGATATATATCTGATCAAGAACTCTTCAGTTATGGCACAACCAAAACCAGAGAATCATATGCAGTAGCAACaattaaacataaacataGGGAACTTCAACTGCTAACTCATCCTCTAGTTTCATCACTGAATGCATTGGAGTGGTAAACAACTATTTGTGAGCCACTTTTAATAGTTGACATTAGCTCAATAAGTTAGGGCTTACTCTACTAATCAGTAAAATACGAATGATGATGAACCTGAATGTTGTGCtatgaaaagaagaggaatcAATATCCATTAGGCAAACAGATGTACGTTATTTCTTCTATGCAGGTAAAAAGTGTCAGTATTCTGTTCTGTATGGTAGCTAGCAGGACAACATGTAAGTGACAATTTTGAATTACATTCGAGCTTTGTTTGGTTACACTTTCATTTCAGTTTTTGAAATTCATCCGAAGACGTGTTTATATGTATTCTCATTGGAAATGTTTTCCAATCATTCTCATCTCAATCATTActttattatatgcatacatatatatgatactttttcaatcattaatcttataacataataattttttttttcctcatgaACAATtctaaatcaaaaaaaaagttaactatcagtttatttgtataaaaaatgtatttgattTGACACCactaacaataaaaaattgaactatcaactttatcaaataaaaaatttattgatatgaCACCACTAATCAATCTCATTAACTAATCCAACATATTTGCGTTTTCACACGAAAaccaatacaaaattaaaaacacacaTTTCTCACTGAAAACTGAAAACATGAACAAACTAGGGTATGGTGAAATTATGTTGATTTTCGAACATGTGCCTTGGATCCAACTGGTTCAAAAGCCAACAAATTGAAGTGTACCGATCACAAAGTTTCAACCATAGttgtgtataaataattataaatcatgaaatataaggaaatgaaaaataatggtCACAATTCGGGAATGGAGAACTATACTGATTACAGAATGCACAAGATATCTGATACATAATAAAGAAGGTATAAGTAAATTctatcataaattataatgcgAAATTCTCCTCAATTTTCAGTTAATCAACTTATCTATTTCTGAAATTCAGTCCTATGTTATTCAGATTAAAATAAACAGAAATACTaacttgctttttttttttaaacataataCGACTTGTTAACATAATTTCTATcaacattttcatatataaaagcattatattcataaataactAAGTAACTTATATTGTTATAACTTCGAATTTGTATAAGGAATTCTGTAagtgaataatattttgtcgATTATATTTACGAACTATGGCAAATAATACCTGAATTCAAACTTTAAGAGCAATCTGCATTGCAAATTTGTATTACACATGCAACTAACCACCATAGAACCAACATTGAAAGAATCTAAAAGTCCAGGGATATATGTAACCTCACCATACATTTTCAAGCTCTTTCTCACACGCATCATCACATAGCTTTGGTTTCTCCTCTGGTGGCAATCCAGCAGCTTCTGCAAAAGTAGAGCCACTCAGGAGGCCTAGAAGTCCAAATGCCAAGTTGATTAAATTTCTGCGCTTCATGAAAGCACACTCATCCTGATGCTCAATAGTCTTTATTGATTGTAATCTAGGTTCTGAAGCCAGGGATTGGATCCCAACACCGACATTGATTTTGTACTCTCTATGACGATTTGCACAATTATTTTTGCCAAATGTAGAACctaaacacaaaaataattgtcaATTTGTTGGATGCAGATATGATATATCGGGTAGAAGAAAATAGCAGGTTCACCCTACTGACACGAAGGTACAAAATAATACTACTGCCATTAGGGAAATGATCTCAATTGAATAACTTAATGTGGTCAGTGATACGCCTATCcaaataattctaattatcatcaaatttcCAACATATTGTCATGGCAGAAAATACGTAACTATATTTCATCATAACGTTTATTATCCAAACGAATATGCATACCCATAtgcttacaaaattattacaaggAAATTTCCTGCAGAATGCATAAACTTGTTATACTATTGATAATTTCTTCAATGAATATATTCAAGCATACAAATAAAGAAACGGACAAACCATTGCATGTTtctattttgaacttttaggTAGAATATTAAGCCCTTTCCAGCACTTGaaacatagaaaaaataaCCATATCCCTGTGGCTGCATTATTCTGTTTGCTCATCCTTGTGGCTCACATTTTACATTTCTTTGTCTGTacttaaattcatatttgcaTTTGACATGAAATGTCTGAAAACTGTGATgctgtttgtttgtgttttcatttccagttttagtttttgaaaaagatacagtgaaaatatgtttattttatttgtattctaactgaaaatatattatttgacaCTGAAGTTCAATACAAAACACAAAGTAGTGATATCACATTTCATCAGCTATGCAGTCAAAACTAGTATTCTTCCGCTCGAAAGCTTTTAGACAGAGGACTTTGTAACTAGCTTCAGTTTcataaattgccaaaaaaGATCAAGAAATTTCTAGTTACTTATTAATCTATAGTTAACCAAACACAAAAAGATCCAAATGCAGAAATATCAATCTGTAACATAACTACAACGCAACAAAACTTTTTAtctgatttaaattaataattaaatataagggATAAGATAAACTTGGTCCAACTTAATGAAGCCTACATAAGTGAAGATAGTGAATGAGCGAATCCAAAGAGATTaatgataatgaaattcaCCCCAACTCCCGCTACAAATACACTACAGTCAACACAAAATCATGCAAACTCCAAATCAGCGTTGAACCATTTTGGCTCCGAATAAAACACAACTCAACCATTAGCCATAAGCAGAATTTTTAGTAAACTTCACGTTCAGATAAAtgataatgtaataaattcttcttcttctctaaCTACATTGGAATTGCTTAAACTGTTGAGccaataattatgttttctaTCATTTGATCACAGAGCAACCCACGAAACCCTCCATTGCTTCTTCATTTCAGTGTAATCAAGCATCAAATAAAGCAATTAATGGATGTAATTTCATTTGGCTAAGTGGAAAAAACATTGAACTAATCAAAAATCATATAGAAATAAATGATACTACAACGATCTGCcaagaagaaacaagaagaaaattcagAGAAGGATGTGTGGGGCGTGTTCTTACTGAGTGGAAGTAGCAAAGACGCTGATGCCATTTCGCTTTTTCCTGCCAAGGTGATGATGAGCAGTCCGTTATCCGTCGTTTGAATTTTTGTGGATAAcgatatataaatttttcattgaagGTCTTGCTCTCATTTACTAAACTACCCCCCACATTCCATTCAAATGCCATTTAGACCTCCAGGCCTTGCACAGTTTGGGAAAAATATGactattaactaaaaatattaaagtttttttaattttaattaataatttaaaaaaattgataaattcagtaaaaatGGAATCAGGCTgaattttttcgatttttgGTTCAGTAAAATCGAACGAACAACCCTACTATAACTTCCGATAAAATAGaatagagaaaaacaaaatcactTTCAATTAAACGATTGTGAATTCAGTTTTCTATCTATACGTAGATTATGCTCATGAATAATCTGTAATAATTCTATATAAGCAACTTATGATTCTAAGAGTTGTGATGCTGACAGGAAACGGAACTATCCAAACTTTTGtaaccaacaaaaataaaatcgattaataatagtttacaAGATACAATgaacttttgtttttaataatgaagGGTTCATTCAGGTTAATTacgtcttttttatttatttatttattgaggtTATGTGCCCATTAATATTTTCAGGgagtaaaatgcaattaacccATAGATAACAGGTCAACTCATCCAACATAAGTAGGTCAAATTTCACAGcaagaaccaaaaaaaaaaaaaaatagggtgGTCAAGTCAAAACTTCAAACCTTAGACTCATGAATTCTTCTCACCCCTTTCCCAAACTACCCTTTTCAAACACAAAGACCAAACATATATGACCTGCCTAGAGTCTAGACACATCTCTTGCAAAAggtcaaatttgaaatttcacaCACAGTTGACGCATTCAATTACATGTACCTGCATACGACCTCTTCCAACACACACTTGTTCCTATTCAACACCAAAAACGTATACTTGAATCAATTCAGACAGACTTTCACTATAAATACAAGGATTACATGCACATTTCTCCACACCAAACTCACTTGCACCGTAAACCCGATTTCCCTATTCTTTCACATGGCCATGAGTTACCGGAGATCGTGCGTTGTTCTCGTAGTTCTTGTAATTTACGTTGCATGTATGAACAATCTGCACGTCGAAGCAACTAGAGTATTATCGGAGGATTTCTCAACAAGGATATCACCCAAGGGTTTTTCTGACTCGAGCCATCTCGTTACGTTTCCAGCAGTGTATCAGAATGCAAGAGAGACGATGTCGTATTGGCTTCAACGGCTGGCGTCCGGACCTAGCCCTAGAGGGCCCGGCCATTGAGTCGGACGGACTCACGGTTCGGGGTTAAGCCATGAGTTGATCAAAGAGTAGAGCTACATGGCTGCCTTAGATAGTGATTAGTTCTCTGTGGAGGGACATTAAGCATGTTCATCTctcgtttttattttttattttttatttttgatctaTTTCTTgatgatttgattaattaattgtttcatTCTTTCTCCCATGACCAGAATGTAAGTACATATTATGGGAGTTGGTGAGATGTAAAGggtgtttggtaaattttatttaaaagatattgtaAGTTggtatattttatgaaatatttgtaacgtttataatatattaataacgataattttataattaatatgatttaaattttaaaaaatataagtgatcaagaatttatttcattcattaattaattaagatcctaaaaatttaactttttcattttagaaGCTTAATTTCCGAAAGACTTACAAATAATGTATcacgcatatatatatatatatacatacatcatTTTCCTGGATCGTGGCTTTGCTCAATTCTCTATGCGTCGCTAGAGCTCAACATAATTAAATCACAGcatcataattttcaagttGATATAAAATGTTTACATTATAACAGTACTctgtcaaaatatatttactgtATAAAACTAAATACTTTAGTCTGCCTAATTTTTCTTATCCATATGCTTCAACCTACCAAcccaaaatatacaaattgaAAATGTCAAGCTTCTTCATCTCCTTCCTTGGCTTTCTTCTTACTTGTAACTATTCCATGACCAAAATAACCTACACCAAACcctataattatacatatactaacaataactacaaacCAAATGCTGCTGGTCTTTATATGCAGTCCAAATATATCTACCAAAAACATTTTCACGTCCAAGATTTGGAAATTGTAAGAAGGATAAATCTCTTGCTGATAATTCAAAGTTAATGTTATGAAAGCAAAAGGATGGCCTCCAACAATTTATATAGGAAAACAAGGGCAATCGCATGTCTTGATCAGtaattaatgattattaattataatgatcCTATAATAACACATTGAATTGCTcgatattttcttgtttaaattGATACCGTCTTTTTGTTATAAGTTTATTTGCCTTTTAATGCATATATTGTTGTAAATCTTCTTGCACTAATAAAGTGCTCACATGCCGTGTCTAAATGATTAATATTCTTGTAAACttttacacaataaatataatatgaccaacaactcatatatacttcttaaaagaaattgacaaatatatatatatgcttaaccaaaagttaaatattttttaaaaatattaataaatatattttatcatatttttaaagaatatatatttaaataaaccaatatttaattatttatttttatctaaaagaacaaatagttaataacttaattttatcactaaaaacaataaaatttttcatgaaatttttttgtgtatttattgtactcatttattagttaacttTCAGTttgtaaaagaatattaaattatctaactcactaattatattttaatttattataaatatatgatattttttcaattaagaaaattttaattaaacttaaaataaaaaaattgctaaaaaagataaattctttgaattaatatatatataatataaggacAATATTTTCTACAAATTTAATTGGTGGAGGTAAGTGTCacatttgttagtttagaGGGTTTGTTACACGACGAATAGTTCAGAGAGCAAAGcgtattttacccttaaatatatgaactaataagtaaataatcttttccctttttgcattatctataaaaatatggtACAATTTGGTTTgggtgaatagtaatttaccctttgtgatattgtaaataaacaaattatgttctataagaaaaataatttatctctctatactttttaaaatgaaataatttaacgTAAATTGACTTTTGATGATAGTCATTATAAAGGAAGCTTTAGTGGTTATCGTCGTCtcttatagtaatatttttatttcgtGGAGCGAATGTCTTTTTCCCAACATGGCTACCTGCTACTTCCAACAACGGTAGTTAACATTCTAGTAACATAAGCCTTGTGCGTTGCACAATGTTCTTCTTCGGGTGAAAATTctcaatattataatacaaatatctTGTTTTATGCTCACTCATGATAAGATATAcatgaatatttttgtgtatataaaaattaccgAATATAAAAGGGATTGCCTATCAATTATCATCTTTTCACTTAGGCATATAATGTCATTTTAGGCGAGCATTggctaaaaaatataaaatgaatggatatatatagactaaaattacttttgaaaaGCTGTGtaggaataaaattattcgaaaTTGGGTCAAAGGgctaaaattaagcaattctAAAGTTACcgaactaaaactaaaatagatAAACTACAAACTTAAAggattaaacaaatatttaagagCATAATTGAAagtttaaatttggtattgCAGTGTCATAAATCATCCGTTGTGccttcttttaaatattagtgtagatatagttaatatatatatatatatatattgttcagGTGGTTGAAACTTAAGTCTTGAGATAATTTCATATacactataagaaaatgacTCAACCCACTACTCCATGCATATTTTCTGCCCTCACAAACTTTTATAATTCTAATAAATCCTattgcaattaattttttctctctcacattaattctccatatttatttgttcttacaagctttcatatttttaataaacccaaaattataatttttgtttctttcttactTTACCCCAAATTTCGTTTTTTTCAtatacttctttctttttcatcacCTCACTACGTTTTGTGtcctttttataatttt from Sesamum indicum cultivar Zhongzhi No. 13 linkage group LG3, S_indicum_v1.0, whole genome shotgun sequence harbors:
- the LOC105158783 gene encoding peptidyl-prolyl cis-trans isomerase FKBP16-3, chloroplastic produces the protein MASASLLLPLSSTFGKNNCANRHREYKINVGVGIQSLASEPRLQSIKTIEHQDECAFMKRRNLINLAFGLLGLLSGSTFAEAAGLPPEEKPKLCDDACEKELENVPMVTTESGLQYKDIKVGGGPSPPVGFQVAANYVAMVPSGQIFDSSLEKGQPYIFRVGSGQVIKGLDEGILTMKVGGKRRLYIPGPLAFPKGLTSAPGRPRVAANSPVVFDVSLEYIPGLEDE